In a genomic window of Leishmania donovani BPK282A1 complete genome, chromosome 32:
- a CDS encoding centrin, putative, which translates to MSTAAKKGPRTGTNKSAKGSIVCAAPGTDAKHTAASSPFTPATLLEVPPEYKQQLRQAFDKFDDSGKGFIPAHEVVVALYALGYDVGSAELQQLLQEVGAAGAESIDFNDFYNVLVLKMSKKESKTESVRAFKQMDRDDKGYIGLEDLRSMSDSLHMNLTDDELSEMIQFARSVGYHTPAQGQSEFDARDMLAVSETEYLRLMKRANVY; encoded by the coding sequence ATGTCTACAGCAGCCAAGAAAGGGCCCCGTACCGGGACCAACAAATCGGCCAAAGGTAGCATcgtctgcgccgcaccgGGCACAGATGCGAAGCACACCGCGGCATCATCGCCATTCACGCCCGCGACGCTTCTGGAGGTTCCGCCGGAGTACAAGCAACAGCTGCGCCAGGCATTCGATAAGTTTGACGACTCCGGCAAAGGCTTTATTCCTGCACACGAGGTGGTGGTTGCTCTCTACGCGCTTGGATACGACGTAGGCagcgcggagctgcagcagctgcttcaaGAGGTTggggctgccggcgctgagTCGATCGACTTCAATGACTTCTACAACGTTCTAGTGCTGAAGATGAGCAAGAAGGAGAGCAAGACGGAGTCGGTGCGCGCCTTTAAACAGATGGACCGAGATGACAAGGGGTACATCGGCCTCGAAGACCTGCGCTCTATGTCCGACTCACTGCACATGAACTTGACAGACGACGAGCTGTCCGAGATGATCCAGTTCGCGCGGTCCGTTGGATACCACACCCCCGCGCAAGGACAGTCGGAGTTCGACGCGAGGGACATGCTGGCGGTCTCGGAGACCGAGTACTTGCGTTTGATGAAGCGAGCCAACGTTTACTGA
- a CDS encoding OSM3-like kinesin, putative, producing MVKANSGAENIRVVIRCRDILPYEAERGDKALVRLDLATNQVVVQHPIGDADVFAFDAVYNNSFTQRDIFLQEVQPLADAVLQGYNATVFAYGQSGSGKTHTMTGKLSQRNMWGMMPQVVDYLFSEIKKLTSSTKTFKVKVSYVELYNGKSRDLLSSKQVNLEIKQNTSKNFYVKGAEMPEVTSFEDAIKWFNAGTERRQTASTDLNDTSSRSHSLFTVQIEHFDFENDPSSPIVMTSKINVVDLAGSEKLSKTNATGETAKEGCNINLSLSALATVIDTIVKGAKHIPYRGSPLTMLLKDSLGGNAKTVMFANVGPSDKNLSETISTLRFALRAKQIENKPIKNMDPKDARIQDLMEQIEELKKRLGNVDLNVEDSLRQRIEELEVENSDLRGGSEKNSIELEERNRFLLAQIEEKEKEVVERQHEIRKEMERRELVESNLSNESSRLRDLRLANVNFLKRVCTDEQLEQIRMHMSPDKAAKKKSDEWDVKEIGFYLHGFAEQYEQWRKVTYTQEDMEKYARRAMAELERQTQRQLNDAAHAKEDLQRQRDEEAARRTAEQGATSQLKVDLNALREENVKLREKIERDQEKIKVKLAKAKDEIKALQDQVESAKSKVTEKEREVKRLRLMLEEQGGASIVSAAGGPRRSLSVPGQDPTEWGNGGERAAIMRELEAARHAKSVLENRIKETNVSLRRFGICIADPQSLEGAEATTANEVQAFVLAATEEEPVDGDVVAQLQQQLRTKQRLAELMHQHQMRLNDMICKYELLKTGHVTAYSAATGSAAAGAVSAGVAQGIPADMNGIGGIDEATANQVRELLQRKEDQMEAMRLEKDQACDKLVKKLNKSERKLRELESMLEEERTQFTEEKAEMTKEVAELQSYNQQLALELENARSQLEFVKAEMASAVRAKESEVDYYKTQVEEANQRLDDIRNTAAEFEEQRKSYQRLQEQVARTEDALAIKNEELESNRQMVQWSNRQLEKEKQKNDELEQALQDKQLELRQQEQNFHAEMADRLNALAASNNRRLAENAAQCEERINEERMKEKALQKKIKNAKTTASKAAQRYDEMILENEALLSKLEELKVTSMKMYLERQESQREQDYRPGNTIRSRGL from the coding sequence ATGGTGAAAGCGAACTCCGGGGCGGAGAACATCCGCGTCGtcatccgctgccgcgacaTCCTCCCGtacgaggcggagcgcggTGACAAGGCGCTCGTTCGCCTCGATCTGGCAACGAAccaggtggtggtgcagcaccccatcggcgacgccgatgtGTTTGCCTTCGACGCCGTCTACAACAACTCCTTCACCCAGCGCGACATCTTCctgcaggaggtgcagccTCTGGCGGATGCGGTGCTGCAAGGCTACAACGCTACCGTCTTCGCCTACGGTCAATCCGGGTCCGGTAAGACGCACACGATGACAGGTAAGCTGAGCCAGCGGAACATGTGGGGTATGATGCCGCAGGTAGTCGACTACCTCTTCTCCGAGATCAAGAAGCTCACATCGTCCACGAAGACCTTTAAGGTGAAGGTGTCCTACGTGGAGCTGTACAACGGCAAGTCACGCGACTTGCTCTCCTCGAAGCAGGTAAACCTGGAGATCAAGCAGAACACGTCCAAGAACTTCTACGTGAAGGGTGCGGAGATGCCAGAGGTGACTAGCTTCGAGGATGCCATCAAATGGTTCAACGCTGGCacggagaggcggcagaCGGCCTCGACCGACCTAAATGACACAAGCAGCCGCAGTCACTCACTCTTCACAGTGCAGATTGAGCACTTCGACTTCGAGAACGACCCGAGCTCGCCAATCGTCATGACGAGCAAGATCAATGTGGTCGACTTGGCCGGGTCGGAGAAGCTCAGCAAGACGAACGCAACTGGCGAGACGGCAAAAGAAGGGTGCAACATCAACCTGTCCCTGTCCGCGCTGGCCACGGTGATCGACACAATCGTGAAGGGGGCAAAGCACATCCCATACCGCGGCTCACCGCTGACGATGCTGCTGAAGGACTCCCTGGGCGGTAATGCCAAGACAGTGATGTTCGCGAACGTCGGCCCCTCCGATAAGAACCTGTCCGAGACGATTTCGACGCTCCGGTTTGCGCTGCGCGCAAAGCAGATCGAAAACAAGCCCATCAAGAACATGGACCCAAAGGATGCCCGCATCCAGGACCTGATGGAGCAGATCGAAGAGCTTAAGAAGCGGCTGGGCAACGTAGACCTCAACGTGGAGGACagcctgcgccagcgcatcgAGGAGCTCGAGGTCGAGAACTCCGAccttcgcggcggcagcgagaagaACAGCATCGAACTTGAGGAGCGGAACCGCTTCCTGCTGGCTCAGAtcgaggagaaagagaaggaggtggtggagcggcagcacgagaTTCGAAAAGAGATGGAGCGGCGTGAGCTTGTGGAGTCGAACCTGTCGAACGAGTCCAGCCGGCTGCGCGATCTACGGCTTGCCAATGTCAACTTCCTCAAGCGTGTGTGCACCGAtgagcagctggagcagaTTCGGATGCACATGTCGCCTGACAAGGCAGCCAAGAAAAAATCAGACGAGTGGGACGTGAAAGAGATCGGCTTCTATCTCCATGGCTTTGCCGAGCAGTACGAGCAGTGGCGGAAGGTGACGTACACACAGGAGGACATGGAGAAGTACGCTCGGCGCGCGATGGCGGAACTGGAGAGAcagacgcagcgccagctgaacgacgccgcgcacgcgaagGAAGACTTGCAGCGTCAGcgggacgaggaggcggcgcgccgcaccgctgaGCAAGGCGCCACATCGCAGCTCAAGGTAGATCTCAACGCCTTACGAGAGGAGAACGTCAAGCTGCGGGAGAAGATCGAGCGCGATCAAGAGAAGATCAAGGTGAAGCTGGCCAAGGCGAAGGATGAGATaaaggcgctgcaggatcAGGTCGAGTCAGCAAAGTCGAAAGTCACCGAGAAGGAGCGCGAAGTGAAGCGGTTGCGGCTgatgctggaggagcaggggGGTGCTAGCATTGTtagcgccgccggcggtcCGCGCAGGTCGCTCAGCGTTCCTGGGCAAGACCCAACGGAGTGGGGCAACGGAGGGGAGCGTGCTGCCATAATGCGTGAGTTagaggcggcgcgccacGCCAAGTCCGTGCTCGAGAACCGCATCAAGGAGACGAACGTGTCcctgcgccgcttcggcaTCTGCATCGCCGACCCGCAGAGCCTCGAGGGCGCAGAGGCGACCACCGCGAACGAGGTGCAGGCGTTTGTGCTGGCGGCGACCGAGGAGGAGCCAGTCGACGGTGACGTAgtagcgcagctgcagcagcagctgcgcaccaaGCAGCGCCTCGCAGAGCTCATGCATCAGCACCAGATGCGGCTCAATGACATGATCTGCAAGTACGAACTCCTCAAGACCGGCCATGTTACAGCGTACTCGGCGGCGACAGGTAGCGcggccgctggtgctgtctCTGCGGGTGTCGCCCAAGGGATACCGGCCGATATGAACGGCATCGGCGGCATCGATGAAGCCACCGCCAACCAGGTgagggagctgctgcagcgcaaggaGGACCAgatggaggcgatgcggctggAGAAGGACCAGGCCTGCGACAAGCTCGTCAAGAAGCTGAACAAGTCGGAGCGCAAGCTGCGGGAGCTGGAGTCtatgctggaggaggagcgcacgcAGTTCACCGAGGAGAAGGCCGAGATGACGAAGGAGGTGGCCGAGCTGCAGAGCTACAACCAGCAGCTCGCCCTCGAGCTCGAGAACGCGCGCAGCCAACTCGAGTTTGTCAAGGCGGAGATGGCCAGCGCCGTACGCGCCAAGGAAAGCGAGGTGGACTACTACAAGACccaggtggaggaggcgaaccAGCGCCTCGACGACATCcgcaacaccgccgccgagttcgaggagcagcgcaagaGCTACCAGAGGCTGCAGGAGCAAGTGGCGCGAACCGAAGACGCCCTCGCCATCAAGAACGAGGAGCTTGAGAGCAACCGCCAGATGGTGCAGTGGTCCAACCGGCAGCTcgagaaggagaagcagaAGAATGACGAGCtggagcaggcgctgcaggacaagcagctggagctgcgccagcaggaGCAGAACTTCCATGCCGAAATGGCGGATCGTTTGAACGCACTGGCGGCCAGCAACAACCGTCGTCTGGCGGAGAACGCCGCGCAATGCGAGGAGCGCATCAACGAAGAGCGCATGAAGGAaaaggcgctgcagaagaaGATCAAGAATGCCAAAACGACAGCCAGCAAGGCTGCACAGCGCTACGACGAGATGATCCTGGAGaacgaggcgctgctgtcgaaGCTAGAGGAGCTGAAGGTAACCTCGATGAAGATGTATCTTGAGCGGCAGGAGTCTCAGCGCGAGCAAGACTACCGACCGGGCAACACCATTCGGTCGCGCGGGCTTTGA